Proteins co-encoded in one Methyloterricola oryzae genomic window:
- a CDS encoding SDR family NAD(P)-dependent oxidoreductase: MTERTAIITGAGSGIGRAIALGLTVLVDSIVLIGRDAAKLAPVCEEIGKRGKSAVPLCADLSSEPGLAAIRHYVEDRLEGLDALVHCAGAYRRGLVGDTGTEDMDWHYAVNLRAPCALTQISLPALRRSQGQIVFVNSSAGLSARPALAAYCASKSALKAFADALRAEENANGVRVLSVFPGRTATPLQEKIFGLESRIYDPGLLLQPDDIAQTVVSALSLPRSAEITELMIRGMRKV, from the coding sequence ATGACTGAACGCACCGCGATCATAACCGGGGCTGGGAGCGGTATCGGCCGAGCCATCGCCCTGGGCCTTACGGTTTTGGTGGATTCAATCGTCCTTATTGGTCGTGATGCGGCGAAATTGGCGCCGGTATGTGAGGAAATTGGGAAGCGTGGCAAATCCGCGGTTCCTCTATGCGCCGACTTGTCATCAGAGCCAGGGTTGGCTGCAATTCGTCACTATGTGGAGGATCGGTTGGAGGGCCTTGACGCTCTGGTACATTGCGCGGGTGCCTATCGCCGGGGCTTGGTTGGCGACACTGGAACGGAAGACATGGACTGGCACTATGCGGTTAACCTGCGGGCGCCTTGCGCACTGACCCAGATCAGTCTGCCAGCGTTGAGACGATCCCAGGGCCAGATTGTATTCGTCAATTCCAGCGCGGGGCTTTCCGCCAGACCAGCGCTCGCGGCCTACTGCGCCAGTAAGTCTGCCCTCAAGGCTTTTGCCGACGCTCTTCGGGCAGAGGAGAACGCCAACGGCGTGCGCGTGTTGAGCGTATTTCCCGGCCGAACGGCGACGCCGCTGCAAGAGAAAATTTTTGGTCTGGAAAGCCGGATCTATGACCCCGGCTTGTTGCTGCAGCCCGATGATATCGCCCAGACCGTCGTGTCTGCCTTGTCGCTTCCGCGGTCGGCGGAAATTACCGAATTGATGATCCGAGGGATGCGAAAGGTTTAA